The Actinomycetes bacterium genome includes a region encoding these proteins:
- a CDS encoding SRPBCC family protein encodes MPTDHAVQTVVIAAPFDTVLAQVRDVESQTEWVKEVLAAELLEEYEDGTPATAHFKSSTTIGTDDYTLAYEHFDDGMAWSMVKGKLQTAQDARYTLRPVDDGHTEVTFDLTISHNLPVPGFIRSRVIKGVVSNTVTGLKSYLEG; translated from the coding sequence ATGCCGACCGACCACGCCGTCCAGACCGTCGTCATCGCGGCGCCGTTCGACACCGTGCTGGCCCAGGTCCGTGACGTCGAGAGCCAGACCGAGTGGGTCAAGGAGGTCCTAGCCGCCGAGCTGCTCGAGGAGTACGAGGACGGCACGCCGGCCACGGCGCACTTCAAGTCGAGCACCACGATCGGGACCGACGACTACACCCTCGCCTACGAGCACTTCGACGACGGCATGGCCTGGTCGATGGTCAAGGGCAAGCTGCAGACGGCGCAGGACGCCCGCTACACGCTGCGTCCTGTCGACGACGGCCACACCGAGGTCACCTTCGACCTGACCATCAGCCACAACCTGCCGGTGCCCGGGTTCATCCGCAGCCGGGTGATCAAGGGCGTGGTCAGCAACACCGTGACCGGGCTGAAGTCCTACCTCGAGGGGTAG